From the genome of Acidobacteriota bacterium, one region includes:
- a CDS encoding serine hydrolase domain-containing protein, giving the protein MNRKETWPKALNICLVVAVLAAVPVAAAAAAGGEIEASARFAQEIKPPEQDPAEKKVEVPDAQETGQPVEDSPETLAEFIDGLVAAHRTGHKLAALTLSVVKDDALWLARGYGAVDLESGNPVSADRTLFRIGSVSKTFTWTAVMMLAERGLIDLDADVNTYLKAVKVREAFGRPVTMRHLMHHRAGFEDSFRLFAVSDDDPRTLAEILAAHQPARVFPPGMQFAYSNWGAALAAQIVEDVIGMPYGDFLQRGILDPLKMRDTTWTPPSAMDAALRERQVSGYRPEKGALGPQGFMQIGAYWPAGGMASTAVDMSRWMRFHLNGGELEGVRLLSAETHAAMWTRAFTDLPSGATDIAHGFIDRPHRGLRTLGHSGGTAAFLTNMVLVPELRLGIFMSQNNAREFSPMVEIPDLVLDRFLNYSYRPSLVEKDDGKVLAELAGTYYESRRVFTSFSAILALATAATVEPVSDRSLVLSAQGRSDYFHRMPGAGELFENAFGDRLAVIRNEKGKVRAMAYPWGILEKAGQFRTPGSLFAAFGLAVLLALTTTLGAWKRFGRRDAPGQASRLIGGVALAAVLAVVLLIAAIVGLSAGMADFDLSKMTGNYPNAGMYLVHYAGWIVAAAALTMIVALWAVWARSGWGIFRRLHFTLFAGALAFLTVQLWLWRIIGAGVY; this is encoded by the coding sequence GTGAATCGGAAAGAAACATGGCCGAAAGCTTTGAATATTTGTCTTGTGGTTGCGGTCCTGGCCGCCGTACCGGTTGCCGCAGCGGCGGCCGCAGGCGGAGAGATTGAAGCTTCCGCACGGTTTGCCCAGGAGATTAAGCCGCCTGAACAGGACCCGGCCGAGAAAAAAGTCGAAGTGCCGGATGCTCAAGAAACGGGACAGCCTGTCGAGGATTCCCCCGAAACCCTCGCGGAGTTTATCGACGGCCTCGTTGCGGCGCATCGGACCGGTCATAAACTGGCGGCCCTGACCCTGTCCGTCGTCAAGGACGACGCCCTGTGGCTGGCCCGGGGCTACGGCGCGGTCGATCTCGAAAGCGGAAATCCGGTGTCCGCCGATCGGACTCTCTTCAGGATCGGCTCGGTCTCAAAGACCTTCACCTGGACTGCGGTCATGATGCTTGCCGAGCGCGGCCTCATCGATCTCGACGCGGACGTTAACACCTATCTCAAGGCGGTCAAGGTGCGCGAGGCGTTCGGTCGCCCCGTTACCATGCGGCATCTCATGCATCACCGGGCGGGCTTCGAGGATTCGTTCCGGCTGTTCGCCGTCTCCGACGACGATCCCCGCACTCTGGCCGAAATCCTGGCGGCGCACCAGCCCGCGCGGGTCTTTCCGCCGGGGATGCAGTTCGCCTATTCCAACTGGGGTGCGGCCCTCGCCGCTCAAATCGTTGAGGATGTCATCGGAATGCCCTACGGCGATTTCCTGCAGCGCGGGATTCTGGATCCTCTGAAGATGCGCGACACCACATGGACGCCGCCGTCCGCCATGGACGCCGCCCTGCGCGAGCGCCAGGTTTCGGGATACCGGCCGGAAAAGGGCGCCCTGGGGCCGCAGGGATTCATGCAAATCGGTGCCTATTGGCCCGCGGGCGGGATGGCGTCGACGGCTGTCGACATGTCGCGCTGGATGCGCTTTCACCTGAACGGCGGGGAGCTCGAGGGCGTCCGTCTGCTCTCGGCCGAAACCCATGCCGCGATGTGGACCCGCGCTTTCACGGATCTGCCGAGTGGAGCCACGGACATCGCCCATGGGTTCATCGACCGGCCCCATCGCGGCCTGAGGACCCTGGGCCACAGCGGTGGCACCGCGGCCTTTCTGACCAACATGGTTCTGGTCCCTGAACTGAGGCTGGGGATTTTCATGTCCCAGAACAACGCCCGCGAGTTTTCTCCCATGGTCGAGATTCCGGATCTGGTGCTGGACCGTTTCCTCAACTATTCCTACCGGCCGTCCCTGGTCGAAAAGGACGACGGGAAAGTCCTGGCCGAACTGGCCGGGACTTATTACGAAAGTCGCCGGGTGTTCACATCGTTTTCAGCGATTCTCGCCCTGGCGACGGCTGCGACGGTCGAACCGGTCTCCGACCGGAGCCTGGTTTTGAGCGCCCAGGGAAGGAGCGATTATTTCCATCGCATGCCCGGCGCCGGGGAGCTTTTCGAAAACGCCTTCGGCGATCGCCTTGCGGTCATTCGCAACGAGAAAGGCAAGGTGCGCGCAATGGCCTATCCCTGGGGAATCCTGGAAAAGGCGGGACAGTTCCGGACTCCCGGTTCGCTCTTTGCGGCCTTCGGGTTGGCCGTGCTTCTGGCCCTGACCACCACGCTCGGTGCCTGGAAGAGGTTCGGCCGGCGCGACGCCCCGGGCCAGGCCTCCCGCCTGATCGGCGGAGTGGCCCTCGCGGCGGTCCTGGCCGTTGTGCTCCTCATCGCAGCGATCGTCGGGCTTTCGGCCGGAATGGCGGATTTCGACCTGAGCAAAATGACGGGGAACTACCCCAATGCGGGCATGTATCTCGTTCACTATGCCGGCTGGATCGTTGCCGCGGCGGCTTTGACCATGATCGTCGCCCTCTGGGCGGTTTGGGCACGCTCGGGATGGGGGATTTTTAGGCGGCTGCACTTCACGCTGTTCGCCGGGGCCCTTGCGTTTCTGACCGTCCAATTGTGGCTCTGGCGCATCATCGGCGCCGGTGTGTATTGA
- a CDS encoding class I SAM-dependent methyltransferase yields MGPTCRRTPVFQGEGQGLHRPHRRREIGLKKWTAYNKLAWTETTIAPPEEYEEEAEFLAKLISGRARIPVKTLLHLGCGAGGHDHTLKRHFEITGVDISEGMLEIARGRNPEAVYILGDMRDVRLKELFDAVAIPDSIGYMATPADLRKAVDTAFRHLKPGGALLITALVAEDFRENNFAYSGSRESVDITIFENNRRLMKRPDQYEATLVYLIRPGDRDRTLHSGRISTGSLDGALRGIRARG; encoded by the coding sequence GTGGGTCCGACGTGCCGGCGAACACCCGTATTTCAAGGAGAAGGCCAAGGACTTCATCGCCCTCATCGCCGACGGGAAATAGGCTTAAAAAAATGGACGGCCTACAATAAGCTGGCCTGGACGGAAACGACCATCGCTCCGCCGGAGGAATATGAAGAAGAGGCGGAATTTCTCGCGAAACTGATCTCCGGGAGGGCCCGAATCCCGGTCAAAACGCTGCTTCACCTCGGCTGCGGTGCCGGCGGCCACGACCACACTCTCAAGCGGCACTTCGAGATCACCGGAGTCGACATCAGTGAGGGCATGCTGGAGATCGCCCGCGGCCGGAACCCCGAGGCCGTCTACATCCTCGGCGACATGCGGGATGTCAGGCTGAAAGAACTGTTCGATGCCGTCGCCATTCCCGATTCCATCGGCTACATGGCGACCCCGGCCGACCTGCGCAAGGCGGTCGATACGGCCTTCCGTCATCTGAAACCCGGCGGCGCGCTTCTGATCACGGCTCTGGTTGCCGAGGACTTCCGGGAAAACAATTTCGCATACTCAGGCTCAAGAGAGAGTGTGGACATCACGATCTTCGAAAACAACCGGCGCCTTATGAAGAGACCGGATCAATACGAGGCGACCCTCGTCTATCTCATCCGCCCTGGCGATCGAGACCGAACGTTACATTCTGGGCGTATTTCCACTGGAAGCCTGGACGGCGCTCTTCGCGGAATTCGGGCTCGAGGTTGA
- a CDS encoding M20/M25/M40 family metallo-hydrolase, whose translation MKKHLAAWILISASAVSFAVAAPAWSKAETRISAIELYDWVKVLTGKEFGGRLSGHPGYDKAARWAAAKFESWGLRPIDEKQGYLQSFPSPLSVVESAALEAEVWKSEGDKESVTAVLTAEAMKDFLPLVFSDSGETTSDLVFVGWGISAPELGYDDFAGVDVRGKFAMCFRGTPTRDPRFQYHDEHRTRMKVAKDKGAVGLVYIYPEVSIHPNGDFTPGFTPMMISEDFADQLFKEQGITSARIRRDLQTYRRPISFPVQARLKYRVKTHFDPAAESYNIVGWIEGRDPRLRREVVILGGHFDGVGEHMGFFCPAANDNASGSAVLMGVAKALADPSIRPKRSILVVLFGGEEKGMQGSDYFADNLPPQFEKMAAMFNYDMVGAGDRAFASVSVEPAGLKEALLKADESSALMAATRPMTPPGVRGGDVTAFFNKGVPCVYFMTNGPFPDYHRPGDSIYRVNPEIMADLARLTLRAAYLFADR comes from the coding sequence ATGAAGAAACATCTTGCGGCCTGGATTCTCATCTCCGCCTCAGCCGTTTCGTTTGCCGTCGCGGCGCCGGCCTGGAGCAAAGCCGAAACCCGGATTTCCGCCATCGAGTTATACGATTGGGTCAAAGTGTTGACCGGTAAGGAGTTCGGCGGCCGCCTGAGCGGTCATCCCGGATATGACAAAGCCGCCCGATGGGCGGCGGCAAAGTTCGAATCCTGGGGATTGCGTCCAATCGATGAAAAACAGGGATATCTTCAATCTTTTCCCTCGCCCTTGTCGGTCGTCGAATCGGCTGCTCTCGAAGCCGAGGTTTGGAAGTCCGAGGGAGACAAGGAAAGCGTCACCGCGGTTTTGACCGCGGAAGCGATGAAGGATTTCTTGCCCCTGGTTTTCAGTGACAGCGGAGAAACGACGTCCGATCTCGTCTTCGTCGGCTGGGGTATCAGCGCCCCCGAGCTGGGTTACGACGATTTCGCGGGCGTCGATGTGCGCGGCAAATTCGCCATGTGTTTCCGGGGTACGCCCACCCGGGATCCCCGCTTCCAGTATCATGACGAGCACCGCACCCGCATGAAAGTGGCCAAGGACAAAGGGGCTGTGGGTTTGGTTTATATTTATCCCGAAGTCAGCATCCATCCCAATGGGGATTTTACGCCCGGCTTCACCCCGATGATGATCAGCGAAGACTTCGCTGATCAGCTTTTCAAAGAACAGGGCATCACCAGCGCCCGGATTCGACGCGATCTCCAGACTTATCGGCGTCCGATCAGTTTCCCCGTCCAGGCCCGTCTCAAGTACCGGGTGAAAACCCATTTTGATCCCGCTGCCGAATCTTATAATATCGTCGGCTGGATCGAGGGCCGGGATCCACGGCTGCGCCGCGAGGTCGTCATTCTGGGGGGACATTTCGACGGCGTGGGCGAGCACATGGGCTTCTTCTGCCCGGCGGCCAACGACAACGCCAGCGGCAGCGCGGTGCTGATGGGCGTTGCCAAAGCTCTGGCCGATCCGTCAATCCGGCCCAAACGCTCAATCCTGGTCGTGCTGTTCGGCGGGGAGGAGAAAGGCATGCAGGGATCCGACTATTTCGCCGACAACCTGCCGCCGCAGTTTGAAAAGATGGCGGCCATGTTCAACTACGACATGGTCGGGGCGGGCGACCGAGCCTTCGCATCCGTCTCAGTCGAACCGGCGGGGTTGAAAGAGGCCCTTCTCAAGGCAGATGAATCCTCGGCCTTGATGGCCGCAACCCGGCCGATGACGCCACCGGGCGTTCGCGGCGGCGATGTCACGGCTTTCTTCAACAAGGGTGTGCCCTGCGTTTACTTCATGACCAACGGGCCTTTTCCCGATTACCATCGCCCCGGCGACTCGATTTACCGGGTCAACCCCGAAATCATGGCCGACCTCGCCCGGTTGACCCTGCGCGCGGCCTATCTCTTCGCCGACCGCTGA
- a CDS encoding ABC transporter permease, with translation MKHILHIAVNDLKLMVRDKTFFFWALAFPLLFILVFGNIYREDSTRPTAALVVLNQDEGPWGAAFIESLDSPGLEITVVDTEPEDYIRMLVLPPDFSRKIEDRKAQQLILKKSPGMNVRAAAQAETRIIQGIARLISELILYGDRDPADFFRDRPEFRDILDIRSRFPDETATRTPSGFDHVIPGILVHFIMMMVLIYGGVSVQEDRRNGVLTRLLYGPLSRSHIFGGKFLGRLMMGLLQALILIGIGILFFSLNLGNFLLSSLNVIVFAMTMAGLSILLGSLIAKEDLMIGLSILLANLFAGLGGCWWPIEVVPPTVRALGVISPAYWAMDAFHKVIFFNKGAADVLVNFAVLLSFTAVFAAMAGRGFRLRD, from the coding sequence GTGAAACACATCCTCCATATCGCCGTCAACGATCTGAAGCTTATGGTCAGGGACAAGACCTTCTTCTTTTGGGCCCTGGCTTTCCCCCTGCTCTTCATCCTGGTTTTCGGCAACATCTATCGCGAGGACAGCACCCGGCCGACAGCGGCTCTCGTTGTTCTCAACCAGGACGAGGGGCCCTGGGGCGCCGCCTTCATCGAAAGCCTGGACTCTCCGGGACTGGAAATCACGGTCGTCGACACCGAACCGGAAGATTACATCCGCATGCTTGTCCTGCCGCCGGATTTTTCCAGGAAAATCGAGGACCGCAAAGCCCAACAGCTGATCCTGAAAAAGAGCCCGGGCATGAACGTCCGGGCCGCCGCCCAGGCGGAGACCCGCATCATCCAGGGCATCGCCCGCCTGATCTCGGAATTGATCCTTTACGGAGACCGCGACCCGGCGGACTTTTTCCGGGACCGGCCTGAGTTCCGCGACATCCTGGACATCCGCTCGCGGTTTCCCGATGAGACAGCGACCCGGACCCCCTCAGGGTTCGACCACGTCATCCCCGGCATCCTGGTCCACTTCATCATGATGATGGTCCTGATCTACGGCGGAGTCTCCGTTCAGGAGGATCGCAGAAACGGCGTCCTGACGCGGCTGCTCTACGGCCCGCTGTCCCGGTCCCATATCTTCGGGGGAAAATTCCTGGGCCGCCTGATGATGGGTCTTTTGCAGGCGCTGATTCTCATCGGCATCGGCATCCTGTTCTTCTCCCTGAACCTCGGCAATTTTCTCTTATCGAGCCTCAACGTGATCGTCTTCGCCATGACCATGGCCGGTCTGAGCATCCTTCTGGGCTCGCTCATCGCCAAGGAAGACCTGATGATCGGCCTGTCCATTCTCCTGGCCAATCTGTTCGCGGGTCTCGGCGGCTGCTGGTGGCCGATCGAGGTCGTCCCTCCGACCGTCCGCGCCCTGGGCGTCATTTCGCCGGCCTACTGGGCTATGGACGCTTTTCACAAGGTCATCTTTTTCAACAAGGGCGCAGCCGACGTGCTTGTCAACTTCGCCGTGCTGCTCTCGTTCACCGCGGTTTTCGCCGCCATGGCCGGACGCGGGTTCCGCCTCCGCGACTGA
- a CDS encoding ABC transporter permease → MKRTLLIIVNDLKRRLKSPLSVIVLLAVPVVMTALIGSIFAPREGESILPRIKILAVDNDKTPVSKILLAAFDNSNLKDMFQVTLVTGDEGEKLMSDGKASALLVIPEGFGARLLKAEEVELDLIKNPSEQFLPEVVEEFLRTLAVIVSGFVQVFETELKAIDALLAADLKDISITEVTPYLEAGKAKIEALAAYLDPLLLELKTEQEKAADAETTAGPDLNVFAYIMPGMAILFLLFIVEIFMRDLLAEREDGKIRRMMFSPLSGGELILARIASGTAAGLLAFFVMTAFGSAVFSIQWGPFPSLLLLAAVTCFWTAAFFGLLTGFFRNRNQAAAFTAPIILVFGVFGGSIIPVEVIPAGLRWVSLITINHWFISAAGDIRAGLFPATPLLVIGCSAALLFVLAVPVLNRRIVR, encoded by the coding sequence GTGAAGCGGACGCTCCTGATCATCGTCAACGACCTTAAGCGAAGGCTGAAGTCTCCCCTCTCCGTGATCGTCCTTCTGGCCGTTCCGGTGGTCATGACCGCTCTCATCGGCTCGATCTTCGCTCCCCGGGAGGGCGAGAGCATCCTGCCGCGGATCAAGATCCTGGCGGTCGACAACGACAAGACTCCGGTCTCTAAGATCCTTCTGGCCGCCTTCGACAACTCGAATCTGAAGGACATGTTCCAGGTCACTCTGGTGACCGGAGACGAAGGCGAAAAGCTGATGTCCGACGGCAAGGCCTCCGCCCTGCTGGTCATCCCGGAGGGATTCGGCGCCAGGCTCCTGAAAGCCGAAGAGGTGGAGCTCGATCTCATCAAAAATCCCTCCGAACAGTTCCTGCCCGAAGTCGTCGAGGAGTTCCTGCGCACTCTGGCCGTCATCGTCTCCGGATTCGTCCAGGTCTTCGAAACGGAACTGAAGGCGATCGACGCCCTGCTGGCCGCCGACCTCAAGGACATCTCGATCACCGAGGTGACGCCTTATCTGGAGGCCGGAAAAGCGAAGATCGAAGCCCTGGCCGCCTACCTCGACCCCCTCCTTCTGGAGTTGAAGACCGAACAGGAGAAGGCCGCGGATGCCGAAACGACAGCCGGGCCGGATCTCAACGTCTTCGCCTACATCATGCCCGGGATGGCCATCCTCTTCCTTCTTTTCATCGTTGAAATTTTCATGCGCGACCTCCTGGCCGAACGGGAAGACGGAAAAATCCGGCGCATGATGTTCTCGCCGCTTTCCGGCGGCGAGCTCATTCTGGCCCGGATTGCGAGCGGGACGGCGGCCGGACTTCTGGCCTTTTTTGTCATGACGGCTTTCGGGTCCGCCGTTTTCTCCATCCAGTGGGGCCCCTTTCCTTCGCTTCTTCTATTGGCCGCCGTGACCTGCTTCTGGACGGCGGCCTTTTTCGGGCTCCTCACCGGATTCTTCCGCAACCGCAACCAGGCCGCGGCCTTCACCGCCCCGATCATCCTCGTTTTCGGCGTCTTCGGCGGCAGCATCATTCCCGTTGAGGTCATCCCCGCCGGACTTCGCTGGGTCAGCTTGATCACCATCAACCACTGGTTCATCTCGGCGGCCGGAGATATCCGGGCCGGGCTGTTCCCGGCGACGCCTCTTCTCGTGATCGGCTGTTCGGCCGCGCTTCTCTTCGTTCTGGCCGTGCCTGTTCTGAATCGAAGGATCGTCCGGTGA
- a CDS encoding tetratricopeptide repeat protein: MRRCRRRILFIFGGLFLAATLFVPYRLTRVSYERDALTNLVWKQEARRGGYMFLFRYLQRSRERPADVAGRDFRYALYRTEKVTSDRYKLRTPLLIYELVAIVFLGTYDYVFICRRSRRREKRRIGMNKRILFLFFAAVVFVGCAVRPAVSPPPAGGEAPPLALDPAEVARIEEKIAEAETLVERGGYVHLRRAFALYQDIETAVPDSGRFAAFYADAALLLAARAREMGIRNPAYLAKARELIRTAENPAVPAAAAAIADFVPVMTLGIWDDNPYAEPGREAMNLAAAAAGELFAVKAADGPFFAFFNALFQEYSGKTDEAIADLDKARAMFPGSRLLKFKRAAMAPSDVPLLEEIAAEDSEFHESFLALGRAAVSGGFLLTAEKHLLRAWEGIPESPLIAILLASVNMGTEEFDRGLVFYEKTLEQAPDYKEARLGMAVSLSLLGRPAEAVPILEDLPVRGPALSGEAFFWLAFNRHALGERERAAAAVEKAKMILPAARVFTLAGTIAFERGLFEAAETDFKTAVEIDAGESEAFFHLGKLCAMRSAWTESALNYMIAARGFEFDEKAIREKIAQIKESDLPEDRKGRLLVRKAFQAEKTRLSGATASFNAAAGYFNAGSLRQALEWVRRAGEHPYFKEKAKDFIALIADGK; the protein is encoded by the coding sequence ATGAGACGGTGCCGGCGCAGGATCCTCTTCATTTTCGGCGGGCTTTTTCTCGCCGCGACGCTTTTCGTGCCTTACCGCCTGACCCGCGTTTCGTATGAGAGGGACGCACTGACGAATCTTGTCTGGAAACAGGAGGCCCGGCGCGGCGGCTATATGTTCCTGTTCCGATACCTTCAGCGCTCCCGGGAACGACCGGCGGATGTCGCCGGCCGGGATTTCCGCTATGCGCTTTATCGCACGGAGAAAGTGACATCCGACCGATACAAGCTCCGGACGCCCCTTTTGATCTACGAACTGGTTGCCATCGTCTTTCTGGGGACCTACGATTATGTCTTCATCTGCAGGAGGTCCCGGAGAAGAGAGAAAAGGAGAATCGGCATGAATAAACGGATCTTGTTTCTTTTTTTTGCTGCGGTGGTTTTCGTCGGTTGCGCTGTGCGCCCGGCCGTTTCTCCGCCGCCCGCGGGAGGGGAGGCTCCCCCCCTCGCTCTGGACCCGGCGGAGGTCGCCCGGATCGAAGAGAAGATCGCCGAAGCCGAAACTCTGGTTGAACGGGGCGGTTATGTCCATCTGCGCCGGGCTTTCGCCCTTTATCAGGATATTGAAACCGCCGTTCCCGACAGCGGACGGTTTGCGGCTTTCTATGCCGATGCGGCGCTCCTTCTGGCCGCCAGGGCCAGGGAGATGGGGATTCGAAACCCGGCCTACCTGGCGAAAGCCCGCGAGCTCATCCGAACCGCGGAGAACCCCGCCGTGCCGGCGGCGGCCGCCGCGATCGCGGATTTCGTGCCTGTCATGACCCTCGGCATCTGGGATGACAACCCTTACGCGGAACCCGGCCGCGAAGCGATGAATCTGGCGGCGGCCGCGGCGGGAGAGCTGTTCGCGGTGAAAGCTGCGGACGGACCGTTTTTCGCGTTTTTCAATGCGCTGTTTCAGGAATACTCCGGCAAAACCGATGAGGCGATCGCGGATCTGGACAAGGCCCGGGCGATGTTTCCCGGTTCGCGCCTTCTGAAATTCAAGCGGGCGGCGATGGCGCCTTCCGACGTCCCGCTTCTGGAAGAGATCGCCGCGGAGGATTCCGAATTCCACGAATCTTTTCTCGCTTTGGGCCGGGCCGCGGTCTCCGGCGGATTTCTGCTCACGGCTGAAAAACATCTTCTTCGGGCCTGGGAGGGCATTCCGGAATCGCCGCTCATCGCCATTCTTCTGGCCAGCGTCAACATGGGAACGGAAGAGTTCGATCGCGGTCTCGTGTTCTACGAAAAGACGCTGGAACAGGCGCCGGATTACAAGGAAGCCCGGCTCGGAATGGCCGTCAGCCTGAGTCTTCTGGGGCGTCCGGCCGAGGCTGTCCCCATCCTGGAGGACCTCCCGGTTCGCGGTCCCGCGCTTTCGGGTGAGGCCTTTTTCTGGCTGGCGTTCAACCGTCATGCGTTGGGCGAAAGAGAGAGAGCGGCGGCGGCCGTCGAAAAGGCCAAGATGATTCTGCCCGCCGCCCGGGTTTTCACGCTGGCCGGAACGATCGCCTTCGAACGCGGCCTTTTCGAGGCCGCCGAAACGGACTTCAAGACGGCCGTCGAAATCGACGCCGGCGAGTCCGAAGCGTTCTTCCACCTCGGCAAGCTTTGTGCGATGAGGTCCGCCTGGACGGAATCCGCCTTGAACTATATGATTGCGGCCCGGGGTTTCGAATTCGACGAGAAGGCGATACGGGAAAAAATCGCGCAAATCAAGGAATCGGACCTGCCCGAGGATCGAAAGGGGAGGCTCCTGGTCCGGAAGGCGTTCCAGGCGGAGAAAACGCGTCTGAGCGGGGCAACGGCCTCTTTCAATGCCGCGGCCGGATATTTCAATGCCGGATCACTCCGCCAAGCTCTGGAGTGGGTCCGACGTGCCGGCGAACACCCGTATTTCAAGGAGAAGGCCAAGGACTTCATCGCCCTCATCGCCGACGGGAAATAG
- a CDS encoding 6-bladed beta-propeller, which produces MKRGLLILAAFLLIFPIPGTPATGPEPGVAQTSPYTLKPDLSIGVEEGEDDLMFGSISRIDLDGNGNIYILDYKMRRVVVCDPDGRHMRTIAVPAGQGPREATNISGIAVTPGGTLFINDGRKVIVYGPDGEFTRSFKTDFMISSIGCPGTEELIAIGPKDGRILHVLDKDGKLLESFGETFAPPSDLLPMKDMPMIGAPLLFNSSKDGRMFVLNPHKYEVSVFRNRHLESVLTGKNEHFHPIQRKGNAFLSTAVHIVALGETVFVCFQAHPVLHQSPPIAWHKADIFLLGKQVGSIDFPGTPHVADDRGRIYFAEEEEFPRVVRYTLIN; this is translated from the coding sequence ATGAAAAGAGGCCTCCTTATCCTGGCCGCCTTCCTTTTAATTTTCCCGATCCCGGGCACTCCGGCGACCGGGCCGGAACCGGGCGTCGCGCAGACCTCGCCCTATACCCTGAAGCCCGACCTGTCCATCGGCGTCGAAGAGGGCGAGGACGACCTGATGTTCGGGTCGATCTCCCGGATCGACCTCGACGGCAACGGCAACATCTACATTCTCGACTACAAGATGCGCCGGGTCGTCGTCTGCGATCCCGACGGTCGCCATATGAGAACGATCGCCGTGCCCGCCGGACAGGGACCCCGCGAAGCCACGAACATCAGCGGCATCGCCGTGACGCCGGGAGGAACGCTCTTCATCAACGACGGCCGCAAGGTCATCGTCTACGGCCCGGACGGCGAGTTCACCCGATCGTTCAAGACGGACTTCATGATCTCCTCGATCGGCTGTCCGGGAACGGAGGAGCTCATCGCCATCGGCCCGAAAGACGGCCGCATCCTCCATGTCTTAGACAAGGACGGAAAACTCCTGGAGTCCTTCGGCGAAACCTTCGCACCGCCGTCCGATCTCCTGCCCATGAAGGACATGCCCATGATCGGCGCACCCCTCCTGTTCAACAGCTCCAAGGACGGGCGGATGTTCGTCCTCAATCCCCACAAGTACGAAGTCTCCGTTTTCCGGAATCGGCATCTCGAAAGCGTCCTCACAGGAAAAAACGAGCATTTTCACCCCATTCAGAGGAAGGGCAATGCCTTTTTATCCACAGCCGTCCATATCGTCGCCCTCGGAGAGACCGTCTTTGTCTGCTTCCAGGCTCACCCCGTCTTACATCAGTCACCCCCGATCGCCTGGCACAAAGCCGACATTTTCCTGCTCGGCAAACAGGTCGGGTCGATCGATTTTCCGGGGACGCCCCACGTCGCCGATGACCGGGGCCGGATCTATTTCGCGGAGGAGGAGGAATTCCCGCGCGTCGTCCGCTACACATTGATCAACTGA
- a CDS encoding ABC transporter ATP-binding protein codes for MEKPTLDIRKLGKSYGETVALDNFSLTVDGGEVLGLLGPNGAGKTTLISILSGTLGGFSGTVLFQGRDLFSDRRLKNRIGIVPQDMAFYAELSARDNLLFWGGLYDIPRPRLKRRIEELLELVELKERSREPVKRFSGGMKRRLNTAIGLIHEPELLLLDEPTVGIDVQAKVGILEIIRRAGEAGTAVIFTTHQLAEVEDTCSRIAIMDRGAVLAQGSLAELVRIVGERELVDVSGEFTADAFSRALSNSPALAQDGVELLSVADNLAHLSFAATDKIPLLLEVLFENGIRVADLKIKSPNLESVFLKLTGRSLRE; via the coding sequence ATGGAAAAACCAACCCTCGATATCCGGAAACTCGGCAAGTCCTACGGCGAAACCGTCGCCCTCGACAATTTCAGCCTGACCGTCGACGGAGGTGAAGTGCTGGGTCTTCTCGGCCCCAACGGCGCCGGGAAAACCACGCTCATTTCCATCCTGTCCGGAACCCTCGGCGGCTTCAGCGGCACGGTGCTTTTCCAGGGCCGCGATCTCTTCTCCGACCGCCGCCTGAAGAACCGGATCGGCATCGTCCCCCAGGACATGGCCTTTTACGCGGAACTCAGCGCCCGCGACAACCTGCTCTTCTGGGGCGGTCTCTATGACATCCCCCGCCCGCGCCTCAAGCGCCGCATCGAGGAGCTTCTGGAGCTCGTCGAATTGAAGGAGCGCAGCCGGGAGCCCGTCAAGCGCTTTTCAGGGGGCATGAAGAGACGCCTGAATACGGCCATCGGCCTGATTCACGAACCCGAGCTTCTGCTCCTCGACGAACCCACCGTCGGCATCGACGTCCAGGCCAAGGTCGGCATCCTGGAGATCATCCGCCGGGCCGGAGAGGCCGGAACGGCCGTGATTTTCACCACGCATCAGTTGGCCGAAGTCGAGGACACCTGCTCGCGGATCGCCATCATGGACCGCGGCGCAGTCCTGGCCCAGGGCAGCCTGGCCGAGCTCGTCCGCATCGTCGGAGAGCGGGAACTCGTCGATGTCAGCGGCGAATTCACGGCCGACGCCTTTTCGCGCGCCCTGAGCAACTCGCCGGCCCTGGCCCAAGACGGCGTCGAGCTTCTTTCCGTCGCCGACAACCTGGCCCACCTGTCTTTCGCCGCCACCGACAAGATCCCCCTTCTGCTTGAGGTTCTCTTCGAAAACGGCATCCGGGTCGCCGATCTGAAGATCAAGTCGCCCAACCTGGAAAGCGTCTTTCTGAAACTCACCGGCCGGAGCCTGCGCGAGTGA